In Paenarthrobacter sp. GOM3, a single window of DNA contains:
- the zwf gene encoding glucose-6-phosphate dehydrogenase yields MPETENGRKNAGLRNPLRDPRDRRLNRIAGPSSLVFFGVTGDLARKKLMPAVYDLANRGLLPPSFALVGFGRREWDNAEFAAEVKENVKAHARTKFDEAVWEQLASGIRFVQGEFDDDDAFERLGDVLDELDETRGTRGNHGFYLSIPPKAFEQVCRQLSKHGLAQAKPGQWRRVVIEKPFGHDLESARQLNDIVESVFPPDAVFRIDHYLGKETVQNILALRFANQLFEPLWNANYVDHVQITMAEDIGTGGRAGYYDGVGAARDVIQNHLLQLLALTAMEEPISFNADDLRAEKEKVLAAVKLPDDLSTHSARGQFTGGWQGGEKVLGYLDEDGIPADSKTETYAAIRVDINTRRWNGVPFYLRAGKRLGRRVTEIAVVFKRAPNLLFRDHGEDDFGQNAVVIRVQPDEGATIRFGSKVPGTQMEVRDVTMDFGYGHSFTESSPEAYERLILDVLLGEPPLFPRHQEVELSWKILDPFEEYWAGLDEQPQPYAPGSWGPASADALLARDGRTWRRP; encoded by the coding sequence ATGCCAGAAACTGAAAACGGCAGGAAGAACGCTGGCCTGCGGAACCCTTTGCGGGATCCGCGGGACCGGCGCCTGAACCGCATCGCTGGGCCTTCGTCGTTGGTGTTCTTCGGAGTCACCGGCGACCTCGCCCGTAAGAAGCTCATGCCCGCGGTCTACGACCTCGCCAACCGTGGCCTGCTCCCTCCGAGCTTTGCCCTGGTGGGTTTTGGCCGGCGCGAGTGGGATAACGCCGAATTTGCGGCCGAGGTCAAGGAAAACGTCAAGGCGCACGCCCGGACGAAGTTCGACGAAGCGGTCTGGGAGCAGCTCGCCTCCGGTATCCGCTTTGTTCAGGGCGAGTTCGACGACGACGACGCCTTCGAGCGTCTCGGTGATGTGCTGGATGAGCTCGATGAAACCCGTGGGACCCGCGGTAACCACGGCTTCTACCTGTCCATCCCGCCCAAGGCGTTCGAGCAAGTCTGCCGGCAGCTGTCCAAGCACGGCCTGGCCCAGGCCAAGCCGGGCCAGTGGCGCCGCGTGGTGATCGAGAAGCCGTTCGGCCATGACCTGGAATCCGCTCGGCAGCTGAACGACATTGTCGAATCAGTGTTCCCGCCGGACGCCGTTTTCCGGATCGACCACTATCTGGGCAAGGAGACAGTGCAGAACATCCTTGCACTGCGCTTTGCGAACCAGTTGTTCGAGCCGCTCTGGAACGCCAACTACGTGGACCACGTCCAGATCACCATGGCGGAGGACATCGGCACCGGTGGGCGTGCAGGCTATTACGACGGCGTGGGTGCGGCCCGTGACGTCATCCAGAACCACCTGCTGCAGTTGCTCGCCCTGACCGCGATGGAAGAGCCGATCTCGTTCAACGCCGATGACCTGCGTGCTGAGAAGGAGAAGGTCCTCGCCGCGGTCAAGCTGCCCGATGACCTCTCCACGCACTCCGCGCGGGGCCAGTTCACCGGTGGTTGGCAGGGCGGCGAGAAAGTCCTCGGTTACCTGGACGAGGACGGCATCCCCGCCGACTCCAAGACGGAAACCTACGCTGCGATCCGGGTGGATATCAACACCCGCCGTTGGAACGGCGTTCCGTTCTACCTTCGTGCCGGCAAGCGCCTGGGCCGCCGCGTCACCGAAATCGCCGTGGTGTTCAAGCGTGCACCAAACCTGCTGTTCCGTGACCACGGTGAGGATGACTTCGGGCAGAACGCCGTTGTGATCCGCGTGCAGCCCGACGAGGGCGCCACGATCCGTTTCGGTTCCAAGGTACCGGGCACGCAAATGGAAGTCCGCGATGTCACCATGGACTTTGGTTATGGGCACTCATTCACGGAGTCCAGCCCCGAAGCGTATGAACGCCTCATCCTGGACGTGCTCCTGGGCGAGCCGCCCCTGTTCCCCCGCCATCAGGAAGTCGAACTTTCCTGGAAGATCCTTGACCCCTTCGAGGAATACTGGGCCGGGCTCGATGAACAACCGCAACCCTACGCACCCGGCAGCTGGGGACCGGCCTCGGCCGATGCCCTGCTGGCCCGTGACGGACGAACCTGGAGAAGGCCATGA
- a CDS encoding superoxide dismutase, translated as MTEYVLPELGYDYAALEPHISAKIMELHHSKHHAAYVAGANNALSQLAEARDKGDFANINRLSKDLAFHTGGHINHSVFWNNISPDGGDKPEGELAAAIDDAFGSFDAFRAQFSAAALALQGSGWAFLAYEPIGGNLVIEQLYDQQGNVALGTTPLLMLDMWEHAFYLDYVNVKADYVKAFWNIANWADVAKRFEAARTNATGLIVL; from the coding sequence GTGACAGAGTACGTTCTGCCCGAGCTCGGCTACGACTACGCAGCACTCGAGCCGCACATTTCGGCAAAGATCATGGAGCTGCACCACAGCAAGCACCATGCGGCCTACGTCGCAGGCGCGAACAACGCGCTCTCCCAGCTCGCTGAAGCACGCGACAAGGGCGACTTCGCCAACATCAACCGCCTCTCCAAGGACCTCGCGTTCCACACCGGTGGCCACATCAACCACTCCGTTTTCTGGAACAACATTTCCCCGGACGGTGGCGACAAGCCTGAAGGCGAACTCGCAGCAGCAATCGACGATGCTTTCGGTTCGTTCGATGCCTTCCGTGCACAGTTCAGCGCTGCTGCATTGGCCCTGCAGGGTTCCGGCTGGGCTTTCCTGGCCTACGAGCCCATCGGTGGAAACCTGGTCATCGAGCAGCTCTACGATCAGCAGGGCAACGTCGCACTCGGCACCACCCCGCTGCTGATGCTGGACATGTGGGAGCACGCGTTCTACCTGGACTACGTGAACGTCAAGGCTGACTACGTCAAGGCGTTCTGGAACATCGCAAACTGGGCAGACGTAGCCAAGCGCTTCGAAGCTGCACGCACCAACGCCACGGGCCTCATCGTCCTCTAG
- a CDS encoding phosphoglycerate kinase, whose amino-acid sequence MTSHTLNELIAEGVRGRYILVRSDLNVPLDGSTVTDDGRIKASLPVLKKLSDAGARVLVTAHLGRPKGAPEEKYSLKPAADRLAELADFSVQLAKDTVGDSAKELASGLQDGHVLVLENVRFDARETSKDDAERGAFADELVALTGDNGAFVDDAFGAVHRKHASVYDVATRLPSYLGDLVHTEVEVLRKLTTDTQRPYVVVLGGSKVSDKLAVINNLLGKADTILVGGGMLFTFLAAAGHKVAGSLLEEDQIPVVQDYLNRAADAGTSFVVPTDVVVASRFAADADHEVVRADAIEESTFGASGIGLDIGPETASAFAAHIEGAKTVFWNGPMGVFEFEAFSSGTRAIAQALTDTVAFTVVGGGDSAAAVRTLGFDDSQFGHISTGGGASLEYLEGKELPGLSVLDR is encoded by the coding sequence ATGACATCTCACACCCTCAACGAACTCATCGCTGAAGGTGTCCGCGGGCGGTACATTCTGGTCAGAAGTGACCTGAATGTGCCGCTCGACGGCTCTACAGTGACCGACGACGGCCGCATCAAAGCGTCCCTGCCGGTCCTCAAGAAGCTCTCGGACGCCGGTGCCCGTGTGCTCGTAACCGCCCACCTCGGCCGCCCCAAGGGTGCTCCCGAGGAAAAGTACTCCCTGAAGCCCGCAGCGGACCGTCTGGCTGAACTCGCGGACTTCTCCGTGCAGCTCGCCAAGGACACTGTCGGCGACTCCGCCAAGGAGCTGGCCAGCGGCCTGCAGGACGGTCACGTGCTTGTCCTGGAAAACGTACGCTTCGATGCACGGGAAACCAGCAAGGACGACGCCGAGCGCGGCGCGTTTGCTGACGAACTCGTGGCCCTGACAGGTGACAACGGCGCGTTCGTGGACGATGCTTTTGGCGCCGTGCACCGCAAGCACGCCAGCGTCTACGACGTCGCTACGCGGCTGCCGTCGTACCTGGGCGATCTGGTCCACACCGAGGTCGAGGTTCTCCGAAAACTGACCACCGACACACAGCGCCCTTACGTCGTGGTCCTCGGCGGCTCCAAGGTCTCGGACAAACTGGCTGTCATCAACAACCTTCTGGGCAAGGCTGACACCATCCTGGTTGGCGGCGGCATGCTGTTCACCTTCCTGGCTGCGGCCGGGCACAAGGTTGCCGGCAGCCTCCTTGAGGAAGACCAGATTCCTGTCGTCCAGGACTACCTCAACCGTGCCGCCGACGCCGGAACGTCGTTTGTGGTGCCTACTGACGTGGTGGTGGCCAGCCGTTTCGCAGCGGATGCCGACCACGAGGTTGTCAGGGCAGATGCCATTGAGGAGAGCACTTTCGGTGCTTCCGGCATCGGCTTGGACATCGGCCCGGAAACCGCGTCGGCTTTCGCCGCCCACATCGAGGGGGCCAAGACCGTCTTCTGGAACGGCCCCATGGGCGTGTTCGAATTCGAGGCCTTCTCGAGCGGCACCCGTGCCATCGCGCAGGCACTCACAGACACTGTGGCTTTCACAGTTGTTGGCGGCGGCGACTCCGCGGCCGCGGTTCGGACCCTCGGCTTCGACGACTCACAGTTCGGCCATATCTCAACCGGTGGCGGCGCCAGCCTGGAATACCTTGAAGGCAAGGAACTTCCCGGGCTCAGCGTCCTGGACCGCTAA
- the whiA gene encoding DNA-binding protein WhiA: MALTASVKDELSRLDIKKSSVRKAEVSAMLRFAGGLHIISGRIVIEAEVDLASTARRLRAAIAEVYGHQSEIIVVSGGGLRRGSRYVVRVVRDGEALARQTGLLDGRGRPVRGLPSVVVNGSAADAEAVWRGAFLAHGSLTEPGRSSSLEVTCPGPESALALVGAARRLGIQAKAREVRGVDRVVIRDGDTIATLLTRMGAHDALMVWEERRMRKEVRATANRLANFDDANLRRSAQAAVAAGARVDRALEILGDDVPDHLKYAGDLRVAHKQASLDELGRLADPPMTKDAIAGRIRRLLAMADKRALDLGIPGTEANVTPEMMDE, translated from the coding sequence ATGGCACTTACTGCGTCGGTCAAGGACGAACTGTCCCGGCTGGACATCAAGAAATCTTCGGTCCGCAAGGCCGAGGTTTCAGCAATGCTGCGCTTTGCGGGCGGCTTGCACATCATTTCAGGGCGCATCGTCATTGAGGCCGAAGTAGACCTGGCCTCCACGGCACGGCGCCTTCGCGCCGCGATCGCCGAGGTTTACGGCCACCAGAGCGAAATCATCGTGGTTTCCGGTGGCGGCCTGCGACGGGGGAGCCGCTACGTTGTCCGCGTGGTCCGCGACGGCGAGGCCCTGGCCCGGCAAACAGGCCTCCTGGATGGGCGCGGCCGGCCGGTGCGGGGACTCCCATCGGTTGTCGTCAACGGTTCAGCAGCCGACGCCGAGGCTGTCTGGCGGGGCGCTTTCCTCGCACACGGTTCCCTGACGGAGCCGGGACGTTCCTCGTCCCTTGAGGTCACGTGTCCCGGGCCCGAGTCGGCCCTTGCCCTGGTGGGTGCGGCCCGGCGGCTCGGGATCCAGGCCAAGGCCCGCGAAGTGCGTGGCGTGGACCGTGTGGTGATCCGTGACGGCGACACCATCGCGACCCTCCTGACCCGTATGGGTGCCCATGACGCACTCATGGTCTGGGAGGAACGGCGTATGCGCAAGGAAGTCAGGGCCACGGCCAACAGGCTTGCCAACTTCGATGATGCCAACCTGCGCCGCTCAGCCCAGGCCGCCGTTGCGGCCGGTGCAAGGGTGGACCGCGCCCTGGAGATCCTGGGCGACGACGTACCGGACCACCTGAAGTACGCGGGGGATCTCCGTGTTGCCCACAAGCAGGCAAGCCTGGATGAATTGGGCCGGCTCGCTGATCCGCCCATGACCAAGGACGCCATTGCGGGCCGTATCCGCCGCCTGCTGGCCATGGCCGACAAGCGTGCGCTGGACTTGGGTATCCCGGGCACTGAGGCAAATGTGACTCCCGAAATGATGGACGAGTAG
- the secG gene encoding preprotein translocase subunit SecG, with translation MDVLQVILQILLGITSLLLTLLILLHKGRGGGLSDMFGGGMSSGLSSSGVAERNLNRFTIILGITWGVVIIGLGLIMRFASGGDS, from the coding sequence GTGGACGTTCTTCAAGTCATTCTGCAGATCCTGCTGGGCATCACCAGCCTCCTGCTGACGCTGCTCATCCTCCTGCATAAGGGACGTGGCGGCGGTCTGTCCGACATGTTCGGTGGTGGAATGAGCTCAGGTCTGAGCTCCTCAGGTGTTGCCGAGCGCAACCTGAACCGCTTCACCATCATTCTCGGAATTACCTGGGGCGTAGTCATCATTGGCTTGGGCCTGATCATGCGTTTTGCTTCGGGCGGCGACTCCTAG
- a CDS encoding glucose-6-phosphate dehydrogenase assembly protein OpcA: MIVDLPDTTTSKVSKKITSLREQGGVIALGRVLTLVVVTKSGLEEEAIEAANEASREHPCRIIVLADAGAEGPDRLDAQIRVGGDAGASEVIVLRGHGHMAHESESLVAALLLPDAPIVAWWPHGAPESACETSIGRIAHRRITDSANEPDPRLALENIRSTYKAGDTDLAWTRLTNWRMQLAAVFDQVDGDPVSAVAVEGASDSPSTLLLAAWLSLALQAPVTIVADPAGTGIRRVRLTRASGDVQLFRPGLSVAELTQPGQPAQRITLPRRSLKDCLAEELRRLDPDEVFGEVITMGLPLTSQRRVQTSAR, from the coding sequence ATGATCGTAGATCTTCCCGATACCACTACTTCCAAGGTCTCCAAGAAGATCACGTCGCTGCGCGAGCAAGGCGGCGTGATCGCCTTGGGCCGTGTCCTGACCTTGGTGGTCGTGACAAAGTCGGGGCTCGAAGAGGAGGCCATCGAGGCCGCCAACGAAGCCAGCCGGGAACACCCCTGCCGGATCATCGTCCTCGCCGACGCCGGCGCTGAAGGCCCGGACCGCCTGGACGCGCAGATCCGCGTGGGTGGCGACGCCGGTGCCTCCGAAGTCATCGTCCTGCGCGGCCATGGCCACATGGCCCACGAAAGCGAATCGCTTGTGGCGGCCCTGCTGCTTCCGGATGCCCCGATCGTTGCCTGGTGGCCGCACGGTGCACCGGAAAGCGCGTGTGAGACCTCGATTGGCCGCATCGCGCACCGCCGGATCACGGATTCGGCCAACGAACCGGACCCTCGCCTGGCGCTGGAGAACATCCGGTCCACCTACAAGGCCGGTGACACCGACCTCGCTTGGACCCGACTGACCAACTGGCGCATGCAGCTGGCCGCTGTGTTTGACCAGGTGGACGGTGACCCTGTTTCGGCTGTTGCGGTGGAGGGAGCCTCGGATTCTCCCAGTACGTTGTTGCTCGCTGCCTGGCTGAGCCTTGCCTTGCAGGCACCTGTCACGATTGTGGCCGATCCCGCAGGCACGGGCATCCGACGTGTCCGCCTGACGCGTGCCAGCGGCGATGTGCAGTTGTTCCGTCCCGGCCTGTCCGTGGCTGAACTGACGCAGCCGGGACAGCCGGCGCAGCGGATCACGCTCCCCCGCCGGAGCCTCAAGGACTGCTTGGCCGAGGAACTGCGTCGGCTTGATCCCGACGAAGTCTTCGGAGAAGTGATTACGATGGGACTGCCACTTACCAGCCAGAGGAGAGTCCAGACCAGTGCACGCTGA
- the tpiA gene encoding triose-phosphate isomerase, with protein MTTSANGNFVRKPFIAGNWKMNMDHVQGITLLQKLAWTLSDAKHDYNRVEVAVFPPFTDLRGVQTLVQGDDLDVVYGGQDLSQFDSGAYTGDISGQFLNKLGCAYVLVGHSERRTIHNESDEVLNAKVKAAFRHSLTPVLCVGEGLEVRQAGTHVEHTLAQLRAGVEGLTVEQAAELVVAYEPVWAIGTGEVAGPEDAQEMCAAIRAELAVLFDETVASKTRLLYGGSVKANNAAAIMAESDVDGLLVGGASLDPAEFANIVRFENHLVTD; from the coding sequence GTGACTACCTCTGCCAACGGCAACTTCGTCCGCAAGCCCTTCATCGCCGGCAACTGGAAGATGAACATGGACCACGTCCAGGGCATCACCTTGCTGCAGAAGCTTGCCTGGACCCTGTCTGACGCCAAGCACGACTACAACCGGGTGGAGGTGGCCGTTTTCCCTCCGTTCACCGATCTCCGCGGCGTCCAAACCTTGGTACAGGGTGACGACCTGGACGTTGTCTACGGTGGCCAGGACCTGTCCCAGTTCGACTCCGGTGCTTACACCGGGGACATCTCCGGACAGTTCCTCAACAAGCTGGGCTGCGCCTACGTCCTGGTGGGACACAGTGAACGCCGCACCATCCACAACGAATCCGACGAAGTCCTCAACGCCAAGGTCAAGGCAGCCTTCCGCCATAGCCTCACTCCGGTGCTCTGCGTGGGAGAGGGACTGGAAGTCCGCCAGGCCGGAACACACGTAGAGCACACGCTGGCCCAGTTGAGGGCCGGTGTTGAGGGTCTCACGGTTGAGCAGGCCGCTGAGCTTGTAGTGGCCTACGAGCCCGTCTGGGCCATTGGAACCGGGGAAGTAGCCGGTCCTGAGGATGCCCAGGAAATGTGTGCTGCCATCCGTGCCGAACTTGCCGTGCTCTTTGACGAAACGGTCGCGTCCAAGACACGGTTGCTGTATGGCGGTTCCGTCAAGGCCAACAACGCCGCGGCAATCATGGCAGAAAGTGACGTCGACGGTTTGCTTGTGGGTGGCGCCAGCCTGGACCCCGCGGAGTTTGCTAACATTGTCAGGTTCGAGAACCACCTGGTCACCGACTAG
- the rapZ gene encoding RNase adapter RapZ, with translation MDEATGSGTEQDGLTPVKPPEAELLVVTGMSGAGRSTASDALEDHGWYVVDNLPPQMLGTLAEIVSHAPKSIPKLAVVVDVRSKDLFTDIQTALGALSATGITFRVLFLDASDEVLVRRFEQGRRPHPLQGGGRILDGIGIEREVLRELREHADVVLDTTEFNVHGLATAITELFSDTGPVTLRLNVMSFGFKYGLPVDANFVADARFIPNPHWVPQLRPHTGLDEDVSNYVLAADGVHEFVDRYVSALEPVLDGYRQENKHYATLAVGCTGGKHRSVAVAVELSKRLAQYPRVTVTTTHRDLGRE, from the coding sequence ATGGATGAGGCAACAGGGTCCGGCACGGAGCAGGACGGCCTCACGCCCGTCAAGCCACCGGAGGCGGAGCTGCTGGTAGTCACCGGCATGTCAGGGGCCGGGCGCAGCACGGCTTCGGATGCCTTGGAAGACCACGGCTGGTATGTCGTGGACAACCTGCCCCCGCAAATGCTGGGCACCCTGGCTGAAATCGTTTCGCACGCGCCCAAATCGATTCCTAAACTGGCCGTGGTGGTCGATGTCCGCAGCAAGGACCTCTTCACCGACATCCAGACGGCCCTGGGTGCGCTCAGCGCCACAGGCATCACTTTCCGGGTGTTGTTCCTTGACGCCAGCGACGAAGTGCTGGTCCGCCGCTTCGAGCAAGGCCGCAGGCCCCACCCGCTTCAGGGTGGCGGACGGATCCTCGATGGCATCGGTATCGAGCGCGAGGTCCTGCGGGAACTGCGCGAGCATGCTGACGTCGTCCTGGACACCACCGAGTTCAACGTCCACGGACTTGCCACGGCCATCACCGAGCTGTTCAGCGACACCGGACCTGTCACCCTGCGGTTGAACGTCATGAGCTTCGGCTTCAAGTACGGGCTGCCCGTGGATGCGAACTTCGTCGCCGACGCACGTTTCATTCCCAACCCGCACTGGGTTCCGCAACTCCGGCCGCACACCGGTTTGGATGAGGACGTCAGCAACTACGTCCTGGCCGCTGATGGCGTCCACGAGTTCGTGGACCGCTACGTCAGTGCCCTGGAACCGGTACTGGACGGCTACCGCCAGGAGAACAAGCACTACGCCACCCTGGCCGTTGGCTGCACGGGAGGTAAGCACCGTTCGGTGGCCGTCGCCGTCGAGCTTTCCAAGCGCCTGGCGCAGTATCCCCGCGTCACCGTCACCACCACCCACCGCGACCTGGGGCGCGAATAG
- a CDS encoding RNA polymerase-binding protein RbpA, which translates to MVHGTPGYRGTRVGVAQGSAPRNQSDHGEGQQLPRIRVPYWCAKGHETQLVFLKLPDEQIPKAWDCPKCGLPASRDPSHPASLRPEDEIFKSHLDYVKERRSSQDAEVVLAGALERLRARGVLPDELLGDA; encoded by the coding sequence ATGGTTCATGGCACGCCAGGTTACCGGGGCACCCGAGTGGGGGTCGCCCAAGGATCCGCACCCAGAAATCAGAGCGACCACGGCGAAGGGCAACAGCTGCCCCGTATCCGGGTCCCATACTGGTGCGCCAAGGGACACGAAACCCAGCTGGTCTTCCTCAAATTACCGGACGAGCAGATACCCAAGGCCTGGGATTGCCCCAAATGTGGGCTGCCTGCCTCCAGGGATCCCAGTCACCCGGCATCGTTGCGGCCAGAGGACGAAATCTTCAAGTCCCACTTGGATTACGTTAAAGAGAGACGCTCCAGCCAGGACGCCGAAGTGGTCCTGGCCGGAGCGTTGGAACGCCTACGCGCCCGCGGGGTCCTTCCGGACGAGTTGCTGGGGGACGCGTGA
- the pgl gene encoding 6-phosphogluconolactonase — MHAEPRVSIHPDSKVLMAAIAARLITKLVDVQDKHGEATVVLTGGTVGIGTLKAVADSAAAPAVDWSKVNFWWGDERFVAANNEDRNTRQAHQALLSHLDVDPARIHEPGSADQFASAEEAAAAYADELKAAAEAEHAADMSDDRPEHPGVLPRFDILLLGVGPDAHVASLFPEQAGIREKKRTVVGVENSPKPPPSRISLTLPAINTAQEIWMVVAGEDKAGAVGLALAGANPVQVPAAGPVGRSRTLWLIDENAASRVPQQLVRKDPAGA; from the coding sequence GTGCACGCTGAGCCAAGAGTAAGCATCCACCCCGACTCGAAGGTGCTGATGGCCGCCATTGCGGCCCGCCTCATCACCAAGCTTGTGGATGTCCAGGACAAACACGGCGAAGCCACGGTAGTCCTGACGGGCGGCACTGTTGGCATTGGAACCCTGAAGGCGGTGGCCGATTCGGCTGCGGCTCCGGCAGTGGACTGGTCCAAGGTCAACTTCTGGTGGGGCGATGAGCGTTTCGTTGCCGCTAACAACGAGGACAGGAACACGCGCCAGGCGCACCAGGCGCTTTTGTCGCACCTGGACGTGGATCCGGCACGCATTCACGAACCTGGATCGGCGGACCAGTTCGCTTCCGCGGAGGAAGCAGCCGCTGCCTACGCCGATGAGCTGAAGGCTGCCGCGGAGGCGGAGCACGCAGCGGACATGTCCGATGACAGGCCGGAACACCCGGGCGTACTCCCCCGCTTCGACATCCTCCTTCTCGGTGTTGGCCCTGATGCGCACGTGGCGTCACTGTTCCCCGAACAGGCGGGCATCCGCGAGAAAAAGCGCACAGTGGTGGGCGTCGAGAACTCCCCGAAGCCGCCGCCGTCGCGTATTTCACTGACGCTTCCGGCCATCAACACCGCCCAGGAAATCTGGATGGTTGTGGCAGGTGAGGACAAGGCCGGCGCAGTAGGGCTCGCCCTGGCCGGCGCCAACCCGGTCCAGGTCCCGGCAGCGGGCCCTGTGGGCCGTTCGCGGACTCTGTGGCTTATTGACGAGAACGCAGCGTCACGCGTCCCCCAGCAACTCGTCCGGAAGGACCCCGCGGGCGCGTAG
- the gap gene encoding type I glyceraldehyde-3-phosphate dehydrogenase gives MTTRIGINGFGRIGRNYFRAALAQGADLEIVAVNDLTSPETLAHLLKYDSVGGRLAQTVEVVDGNLVVDGKSIKVLAERDPANLPWGELGVDIVIESTGFFTKAAAAQKHIDAGAKKVLISAPASDEDITIVMGVNHELYDPAAHNIISNASCTTNCLGPLAKVVNDAFGIERGLMTTVHAYTADQNLQDGPHGDLRRARAAAINMVPTSTGAAKAIGLVLPELKGKLDGYAIRVPVPTGSATDLTVTVSREVTVEEVNAAVKAAAESEQWAGILSYTDAPIVSSDIVGDPASSIFDSGLTKVIGNQVKVVSWYDNEWGYSNRLVDLTELVASKLG, from the coding sequence GTGACCACCCGTATTGGTATCAACGGCTTCGGCCGCATCGGCCGCAACTACTTCCGCGCAGCACTGGCACAGGGCGCGGACCTTGAGATCGTCGCAGTCAACGACCTCACCAGCCCTGAGACCCTCGCCCACCTCCTGAAGTATGACTCCGTCGGTGGACGCCTCGCCCAGACCGTGGAAGTTGTCGATGGAAACCTGGTTGTCGACGGCAAGTCGATCAAGGTCCTGGCAGAGCGCGATCCCGCGAACCTTCCGTGGGGCGAGCTGGGCGTGGACATCGTTATCGAGTCCACCGGTTTCTTCACCAAGGCCGCCGCAGCGCAGAAGCACATCGACGCCGGAGCCAAGAAGGTCCTCATCTCGGCACCTGCCAGCGACGAAGACATCACGATCGTCATGGGCGTGAACCACGAGCTCTACGACCCCGCAGCGCACAACATCATCTCCAACGCGTCCTGCACCACCAACTGCCTCGGCCCGCTCGCCAAGGTTGTCAACGACGCCTTCGGCATCGAGCGTGGCCTCATGACCACGGTCCACGCCTACACGGCTGACCAGAACCTGCAGGACGGCCCGCACGGCGACCTGCGCCGTGCCCGCGCTGCCGCCATCAACATGGTTCCCACGTCCACCGGCGCAGCCAAGGCAATCGGCCTGGTCCTGCCGGAACTCAAGGGCAAGCTCGACGGCTACGCTATCCGCGTTCCCGTCCCCACCGGCTCCGCAACGGACCTCACGGTTACGGTTTCCCGCGAAGTCACGGTCGAGGAAGTCAACGCCGCTGTGAAGGCCGCAGCAGAGTCCGAACAGTGGGCAGGCATCCTGTCCTACACGGACGCCCCGATCGTCTCCTCGGACATCGTTGGCGACCCGGCGTCGTCCATCTTCGACTCCGGCCTCACCAAGGTCATTGGCAACCAGGTCAAGGTTGTTTCCTGGTATGACAACGAGTGGGGTTACTCCAACCGCCTCGTAGACCTCACGGAGCTCGTCGCATCCAAGCTGGGCTAG
- a CDS encoding gluconeogenesis factor YvcK family protein, with product MGVLTGPLPLIPPKGVPGSQQKKSPSVVALGGGHGLAASLSALRLLTSELTAIVTVADDGGSSGRLRDEYGVLPPGDLRMALSALCDDTDWGRTWRDVMQHRFDAGSAKGGSLDNHAMGNLLIVTLWELLGDTVAGLKWAGALLGARGQVLPMSSVPLTIEGQARVELPGGGYELQTVRGQAKCAVAGKLEDVTLLPEAAPACTEALTAIELADWVILGPGSWYTSVLPHLLLPELRQALGDTAAKRCLTMNLDVETKETSGMTAADHLDVLRRYAPEFSVDVVLADPAAIQDLKAFEKAAGMLGAEVVLGRVGASRRRPVHDPLLLAAAYHDIFGNS from the coding sequence GTGGGGGTCCTGACGGGCCCCCTGCCGCTCATTCCCCCGAAGGGCGTCCCCGGCAGCCAACAGAAGAAAAGCCCGTCGGTGGTCGCCTTGGGCGGCGGCCATGGACTGGCGGCGTCACTGTCGGCCCTGCGGCTGCTTACCTCCGAGCTGACGGCCATCGTCACGGTAGCGGACGACGGCGGTTCGTCCGGGCGTCTCCGCGACGAGTACGGCGTCCTCCCGCCCGGGGACCTGCGGATGGCTTTGAGTGCGCTCTGCGACGATACCGACTGGGGACGCACCTGGCGTGATGTCATGCAGCACCGCTTCGACGCCGGCTCGGCCAAGGGTGGGTCCCTGGACAACCATGCCATGGGCAACCTGCTCATCGTCACGCTGTGGGAGTTGCTTGGCGACACCGTCGCCGGACTGAAATGGGCAGGGGCCCTGCTCGGCGCCCGCGGGCAAGTGCTGCCCATGTCCAGTGTTCCCCTCACCATTGAGGGCCAGGCCAGGGTGGAGCTTCCGGGCGGCGGCTATGAACTGCAGACCGTCCGGGGCCAGGCGAAATGCGCCGTGGCCGGGAAACTGGAGGATGTCACTCTCCTTCCCGAAGCCGCTCCCGCCTGCACGGAGGCGCTTACCGCCATCGAACTGGCCGACTGGGTGATCCTTGGACCCGGCTCGTGGTACACCTCCGTGCTCCCGCATCTGCTGCTCCCTGAACTTCGCCAAGCGCTCGGGGACACCGCGGCCAAGCGCTGCCTGACCATGAACCTGGACGTGGAGACCAAGGAAACCTCGGGCATGACGGCCGCTGACCATTTGGACGTCCTGCGCCGTTATGCACCCGAGTTCAGCGTGGATGTGGTTCTTGCCGACCCCGCCGCGATCCAGGATCTGAAGGCCTTCGAAAAGGCTGCCGGGATGCTCGGTGCCGAAGTGGTGTTGGGTAGAGTAGGGGCGTCGAGGCGCCGCCCCGTCCATGATCCATTGCTGCTGGCAGCGGCGTACCACGATATTTTCGGGAACAGTTAG